One stretch of Bacteroidales bacterium DNA includes these proteins:
- a CDS encoding adenosylcobalamin-dependent ribonucleoside-diphosphate reductase encodes MGSDSLLFNLDDNITIQKNDSKNESEKETYLQKLENTREVPSLVQKNNENKPSETTGIKSENKNNRVKYSIEEAKKEATKYFKGDDLAADVWVKKYALKDSNGNIYEKSPDEMHRRIASEIARIERNYTNPLNEDLIYELLRDFKYVIPAGSPMAGIGNDMQISSLSNCFVIGTEGGSDSYGAILKIDQEQVQLMKRRGGVGHDLSHIRPTGSHVNNTALTSTGVVPFMERYSNSTREVAQDGRRGALMLSISIKHPDAEKFIDAKLAQGKITGANISVKIDDEFMNCVREGKEYIQRFPIDSENPMFTKSINATELWNKIIHNAWASAEPGVLFWDTIKNESVPDCYKDYGFETVSTNPCGEIPLCPYDSCRLIALNLYSYVENPFTDKAYFNTEKFKKHVHLTQRIMDDIVDLEIEKVNTILKKIENDPESEETKRVEQNLWLKIKDKSVKGRRMGIGITAEGDMLAAMGYRYGSDLGIEFATEIQKLVACESYRASVDLAEERGAFPIFNYQLEKKNPLINRIEKEYPEIIDKMAKVGRRNIALLTIAPTGSVSICTQTTSGIEPAFMIYYKRRKKVNPNDKAERIDFVDNAGDSFQEFNVFHHNFITWLKVNNYDVDEVMNYSADELDKLIEKSPYHLATSKDIDWVAKVKMQGAMQKWVDHSISVTVNIPNDVTEDVVSTIYQTAWESGCKGMTIYRDGSREGVLVSHDTKMEETAFKETKAPPRPQRLEADVVRFQNNYEQWIAVVGLLDGKPYEIFTGKAEDFWIHPKISKGWVVKNKDLKNGVSRYDFEFLDQDGFDGHISGLSRSFDKQYWNYAKLISGILRHGMPLPSAIKLIQNMHFEEDHINTWKNGVARALKRYIPDGMSAGRTCPECKSPNFVLVEGCEVCKDCGHSKCGG; translated from the coding sequence ATGGGTTCGGATAGTTTATTATTTAATTTAGACGACAATATTACGATTCAAAAAAACGATTCAAAAAATGAATCGGAAAAAGAGACGTATTTACAAAAATTAGAAAACACAAGAGAGGTACCTTCTCTAGTGCAAAAAAACAACGAAAATAAACCTTCCGAAACTACAGGCATTAAGTCTGAAAATAAAAACAATCGAGTGAAATATTCAATAGAAGAAGCTAAAAAAGAAGCAACTAAGTATTTTAAAGGAGACGATCTTGCTGCAGATGTGTGGGTAAAGAAATATGCTCTAAAAGATTCTAACGGCAATATTTACGAAAAAAGTCCCGATGAAATGCACCGAAGAATCGCATCGGAAATAGCACGCATAGAGAGAAACTATACGAATCCTCTCAACGAGGATTTAATTTATGAATTGCTGAGAGATTTCAAATACGTTATCCCGGCAGGCAGTCCGATGGCAGGAATTGGAAATGATATGCAAATATCATCATTATCAAACTGTTTTGTCATCGGTACGGAAGGTGGTTCGGATTCTTACGGAGCAATTCTTAAAATAGATCAGGAACAAGTGCAATTAATGAAACGCAGAGGAGGCGTCGGCCATGATCTCAGCCATATTCGTCCTACAGGCAGTCATGTAAACAATACAGCCCTAACCTCAACAGGAGTAGTTCCTTTTATGGAAAGATATTCCAACTCAACTCGCGAAGTTGCTCAAGACGGCCGTCGCGGAGCACTAATGCTTTCAATATCCATAAAACATCCCGATGCGGAAAAATTCATCGATGCAAAACTAGCTCAAGGTAAAATTACCGGAGCTAACATATCCGTAAAAATAGACGATGAATTCATGAATTGCGTTAGAGAAGGAAAGGAATATATCCAACGGTTCCCTATAGATTCCGAAAACCCTATGTTCACAAAATCTATAAACGCAACCGAATTATGGAATAAAATTATTCACAATGCGTGGGCTTCTGCCGAACCGGGTGTGCTTTTTTGGGATACAATAAAAAACGAATCGGTTCCTGATTGTTACAAAGACTACGGATTCGAAACGGTTTCTACAAATCCTTGCGGAGAGATTCCGCTTTGCCCGTACGACAGTTGCAGACTTATAGCATTAAATCTTTACAGCTACGTAGAAAATCCGTTTACAGATAAAGCATATTTCAATACTGAAAAATTCAAAAAACATGTTCATCTGACCCAGAGAATTATGGATGACATTGTAGATCTGGAAATTGAAAAAGTTAATACGATTCTGAAAAAGATTGAAAATGATCCTGAATCGGAAGAGACAAAACGTGTTGAGCAGAACTTGTGGCTTAAAATTAAAGATAAAAGCGTCAAAGGAAGACGTATGGGAATAGGTATTACAGCCGAAGGAGATATGCTCGCCGCAATGGGTTACCGTTACGGTTCCGACCTCGGAATTGAATTTGCTACTGAAATCCAAAAGCTGGTTGCTTGCGAATCTTATCGTGCTTCTGTTGATTTGGCCGAAGAAAGAGGAGCATTTCCAATTTTCAACTATCAACTCGAAAAAAAGAATCCTCTTATCAATCGTATCGAAAAAGAATATCCCGAAATTATTGATAAAATGGCAAAAGTAGGAAGAAGAAATATTGCCCTGCTTACAATTGCTCCTACCGGCAGCGTTAGTATTTGTACGCAAACAACTTCCGGAATTGAACCGGCATTCATGATTTACTACAAAAGACGTAAAAAAGTGAATCCGAATGATAAAGCGGAACGTATTGATTTTGTTGATAATGCCGGCGATTCTTTCCAAGAATTTAATGTCTTCCACCATAATTTTATCACGTGGCTGAAAGTCAATAATTATGATGTTGATGAAGTTATGAATTATAGTGCCGATGAGCTCGACAAATTGATTGAAAAATCACCATATCATCTTGCTACATCAAAAGATATCGATTGGGTTGCAAAGGTTAAAATGCAGGGAGCTATGCAGAAATGGGTTGATCATTCGATTTCCGTTACTGTAAATATTCCAAATGATGTTACCGAAGATGTTGTAAGTACTATTTACCAAACAGCCTGGGAAAGCGGTTGCAAAGGAATGACTATTTATCGCGACGGCAGCAGGGAAGGTGTTCTTGTTTCGCATGATACGAAAATGGAAGAAACGGCTTTTAAAGAAACTAAAGCGCCGCCACGCCCGCAAAGACTTGAAGCCGATGTTGTAAGATTTCAGAATAATTATGAACAATGGATAGCTGTTGTAGGACTTCTGGACGGCAAACCTTATGAAATTTTTACAGGTAAAGCCGAAGATTTCTGGATTCATCCCAAAATAAGCAAAGGTTGGGTTGTAAAGAATAAAGATTTGAAAAATGGAGTCAGCAGATATGATTTCGAATTTTTAGATCAAGACGGATTCGACGGACATATCAGCGGGCTCTCACGCTCTTTCGATAAACAATACTGGAATTATGCGAAATTGATTTCCGGAATTCTTCGTCATGGAATGCCTTTACCATCAGCTATCAAATTAATTCAAAACATGCATTTCGAAGAAGATCATATCAACACATGGAAAAATGGCGTTGCAAGAGCTTTAAAACGCTATATTCCGGACGGTATGTCTGCCGGAAGAACTTGTCCGGAATGTAAATCTCCTAATTTCGTACTTGTTGAAGGTTGTGAAGTATGTAAAGATTGCGGACACTCGAAATGTGGAGGATAA
- a CDS encoding UDP-3-O-acyl-N-acetylglucosamine deacetylase — translation MTQKTINNPVTIEGTGLHTNKKSVVKLFPADIDSGILFQRTDLENRPLVKAIEKNTFAFNRSTSIKSGNASISTIEHFMACFTILGIDNILVQVDAEEMPILDGSALPIYNLLNNNLIEQNKEKEFLTIKDDFEYFSGDSYVKVSPYNGFKIDIRVEYPYPIGVQEMTYDQEKDTELVKDIVSARTFVFLSELEFLLKNNLIKGGNFDNALVFADKILTDDQSEYLCKMFNKSNIKVTDYGMLNNTTLRSPKELVCHKLLDMIGDLSLIGKSVKGHFTAYKPGHAVNSGIAKKIIGEE, via the coding sequence ATGACGCAAAAAACAATAAATAATCCGGTAACTATTGAAGGCACCGGACTTCATACCAACAAAAAATCCGTTGTTAAACTTTTTCCCGCAGATATTGACTCGGGAATACTTTTCCAAAGAACCGATTTAGAAAACCGTCCGCTTGTAAAAGCCATCGAAAAAAATACATTTGCATTTAATAGGAGCACCTCCATAAAGAGTGGAAACGCCTCTATATCAACCATTGAACACTTTATGGCTTGCTTTACTATTTTAGGAATCGACAATATTCTGGTTCAGGTTGATGCCGAAGAAATGCCCATCTTAGACGGAAGCGCTTTACCGATTTACAATTTGCTTAATAATAATCTCATCGAACAAAATAAAGAAAAAGAATTTCTGACAATTAAAGACGATTTTGAATATTTTTCCGGAGATTCCTATGTAAAAGTTTCTCCTTATAACGGATTTAAAATCGATATAAGAGTTGAATATCCCTATCCCATCGGGGTTCAAGAAATGACTTACGATCAAGAAAAAGACACAGAGCTTGTCAAAGATATTGTTTCCGCCAGAACCTTTGTTTTTTTAAGTGAGCTGGAATTTCTTCTGAAAAATAATCTTATAAAAGGCGGCAACTTTGACAATGCACTTGTTTTCGCAGATAAAATATTAACCGATGACCAATCCGAATATCTCTGCAAAATGTTCAACAAATCGAATATAAAAGTTACCGATTACGGAATGTTGAATAATACAACATTAAGAAGTCCGAAAGAACTCGTTTGCCATAAACTTTTAGATATGATAGGCGATCTCTCATTAATAGGGAAATCAGTGAAAGGACATTTTACAGCCTATAAACCGGGGCATGCTGTAAATAGCGGGATAGCAAAAAAAATAATCGGAGAAGAATAA
- the lpxD gene encoding UDP-3-O-(3-hydroxymyristoyl)glucosamine N-acyltransferase: MFKALDIAPIINGKIIGDPEVRINGFSKIEESTPGTLSFLSSDKYSQYLENAKASIIVISKNLVPEKPVNNTLIVVDDAYKSVIELMNIYNQNIEKEYAGISENAHVEPGTIIAENCYIGDCTIVTSGCEIGSNTKIYAQVYLGKNVTIGSNTKIYPGVKIYANCRIGNNCIINAGTIIGADGFGFIQENGKNIKVPHLGNVVIENDVEIGANCTIDKATLGSTIIRQGVKMDNLIHVAHNVEIGKNTVIASQAGIAGSTKIGDNCMIGGQVGIIDHIVIGNNVKIIAQSGVITKIKDNETFMGTPAFNSFDYKRSYSYFRKLPEKFKQLEDDAKNNK; this comes from the coding sequence ATGTTTAAAGCTTTAGATATTGCTCCTATAATTAACGGAAAAATAATTGGAGATCCGGAAGTTAGAATAAATGGATTTTCAAAAATAGAAGAAAGTACTCCGGGAACTTTAAGTTTTCTTTCTTCGGATAAATATTCACAATATTTGGAAAATGCAAAAGCAAGTATTATTGTTATTAGTAAAAACCTTGTTCCTGAAAAACCTGTTAATAATACTCTTATCGTTGTAGATGACGCTTATAAATCAGTTATCGAATTAATGAATATTTATAATCAAAACATTGAAAAAGAATATGCGGGAATTTCGGAGAATGCACATGTTGAACCGGGAACTATAATTGCGGAAAATTGCTATATCGGTGATTGTACTATAGTAACTTCCGGCTGCGAAATAGGAAGCAACACTAAAATTTACGCTCAGGTTTATCTGGGCAAGAACGTCACAATAGGTTCAAATACAAAAATTTATCCGGGTGTTAAAATCTATGCGAATTGTCGTATCGGAAATAATTGTATAATCAATGCCGGAACTATCATAGGTGCCGACGGCTTCGGCTTCATTCAAGAAAACGGCAAAAATATAAAAGTTCCGCACCTCGGAAATGTAGTAATAGAAAACGACGTTGAAATAGGTGCAAACTGTACCATAGACAAAGCAACTCTCGGCTCAACGATTATCCGTCAAGGTGTTAAAATGGATAATCTGATTCATGTTGCACATAATGTTGAAATCGGAAAAAATACAGTAATAGCCTCGCAGGCAGGAATTGCAGGATCAACAAAAATTGGCGACAATTGTATGATCGGCGGGCAGGTAGGTATTATAGATCATATCGTAATAGGCAATAATGTGAAAATTATAGCTCAATCGGGCGTTATTACAAAGATTAAAGATAATGAGACATTTATGGGTACTCCGGCCTTTAATTCTTTCGACTATAAGAGAAGTTATTCGTATTTTCGCAAACTTCCCGAAAAGTTTAAACAGTTAGAAGATGACGCAAAAAACAATAAATAA